TTGGAGGATACTATTTCAGCACTTGACTGGGCAATTAAAAATAATGTCGATATAATAAATATGAGTTATGGCTTTACTAAAAATTATCCTGAATTACATAGAAAAATAAAAGAAGCTCATGAAAAAGGCATTATTATTGTAGCTGCAAACGGTAACGACATTTTTGGTGGTAAAGAATTTCCAGCATCCTATAAAGAAACTATATCGGTTGGAGTCTTGAATAAGGAAGGTTCAAAGTCTGTCTTTAATTCTAACGATGATGCTGACGTATTCATTTCGGTTGATAATAAGTTGCCTAATAGCGGTGAGAATACTTCTATGGCTACAGCTTATGTATCTAATAAATTGACTAAACTGTGCAATAGGAACTTGAGAAACATGGACAAAGATGAAATATTAAAGTTAATTAATGAGTTAGATTAATTAAGAATGTATAATAATTATGTTTGCACAAAAGTTAAAAATACGAATCAATTTTTAACATTTATGAGGCAATTAGGTTATTAAGTTTGAGATATGTGATGCTAGAATGACATCATACTCGTTATGATATAGCCTCATCACACTTCATAACAAAATAAAAACCACTTTCCAATATGGTGTCATGACATTTGGAAAGTGGTTTTTTTACGTATTATGAAAATGTGTAACATTACCGCACAGGATGCTCATACCATTCTTTTAAAAAGGCGTATAGCACTTCTGTAAAATGATCCAAATCTTGAATGCGAATTTTTTCATTCGTTCCATGGGCTTCATTGAGCTCTCCTGGACCGTATAAAATAGTTGGAATGCCAAAGTC
Above is a genomic segment from Staphylococcus delphini containing:
- a CDS encoding S8 family serine peptidase, coding for MKWIKVYLKLIILILLSVFIYLNYNCKYEKSKIAVLDTGVEKKAIKSKVISRNFTLDNNWNSVHANKVSKIIEYEADIVIYDAKVLNRHGNGRLEDTISALDWAIKNNVDIINMSYGFTKNYPELHRKIKEAHEKGIIIVAANGNDIFGGKEFPASYKETISVGVLNKEGSKSVFNSNDDADVFISVDNKLPNSGENTSMATAYVSNKLTKLCNRNLRNMDKDEILKLINELD